In the Thermomicrobiales bacterium genome, GCGCTCGATCTGCGATGCCGCTGCCTCGGCGGCGATCGCCGCGACGCTCGGCGCCAAGTGGGCTCCGCTGGCGCAGGACGTCGAGCACGCGAATCTCGTCATCATCTGGGGTCACAACCCCGCAAGCACGAACCCGCACTTCATGCCGTTTCTGCGCCGCGCTCAGCGGGCTGGCACGAAGGTCATCGTCATCGACCCACGCAGGACGACGACCGCTCGTTCGGCGGACCTGCACCTCCAGCCGAAACCGGCTACCGACGGCGCGCTGGCGCTGGGCATGATGAACATCATCTTTGCCGAGGGACTGCACGATGAAGCCTGGCTGGAGACACATGCGCTGGGCTGGCGTGAGCTTCGCGAGCGAACAACGGAGTATTCACCAGAGCGGGTTGCGGGAATCACCGGCCTTGCCGAGGAGGTCATTGTCGCGCTGGCGCGTGAATACGCGACGACGAAGCCGGCGCTCCTCAAATTCTCCGATGGCGTCCAGCGCCACGGTAATGGCGGCCAGACCGTTCGGGCATTGTTGAGCCTGGCGGCGATTACCGGGAATATCGGCATGCTCGGCGGGGGCATCTTCTACAGCACGAGTGGATACGTGGCGTGGGATTCCGAGGCGGTCGGCCATGCATCCGAGTGCCCGCCCGTGCCGCGAATCATCAATATGAACCGGCTTGGAGCAGCGCTTACCGGCGAGACGTCCGACCCGCCGATTCGCGCGCTCTACGTATTCAACGGCAACCCGGCAGCGTCGACCCCAAACTCGTCGAAGATCATTGAGGGCCTCCAGCGCGAGGACCTGTTCGTTGTCGTCCACGACTTGTTTATGACCGATACGGCCGGTTACGCAGACATCGTCCTGCCGGCTACCTCGCAGCTGGAACAGGTGGACCTGCACAAGGGCTACGGCCACCACTTCCTGCAGTACAACCATCAGGCCATCGAGCCGCTCAGTGAGGCGCGTTCTAACTGGGACGTCATGCGCGCGCTGGCAGAGGCTCTGGGCTACGAGGATACGTGGCTGCGTCAGAGCGTCGAGGAGGTTATCGATGAGGTTCTCTCGGCGACCCGCGACCACAACCCATTACTGACAGGGGTGACGCTGGAGCGACTTCAGTCGGAGGGCACAATCCCGTATGCGTCAATTGAGCCGGGCTGGGTCCCGTTTGGCGACGGGGTCTTCCCGACGCCGTCCGGGAAGGTCGAGCTTGCCAGCGACGCCATGGTCATGGCTGGCCTGGATCGCCTCCCGGAGTACCTGCCGCCGGCCGAGTTTGCCGGCCGTATCGACGACGATCAACTCGTCCTGCTATCCGGGGCGGCACACCATTACGTGTCCAGCAGCCTGGCGAATCTCGCAGTGCTGATGCGCAAGGAAGGCGAGCCGTATCTGGAGATCAACCCTGCCGACGCCGCAGCGCGTGGCGTTGCCGACGGCGGGCCCGTGCTCGTGTCTAACGATCGTGGATCAGTGAGACTGCGCGCCATCGTCACAGATGATGTGCCGCTCGGAGTCGTCGTTTCGCCAAAGGGACCATGGGCTCGGAACGCGGCCGACGGACGAAATGTCAACTGGCTAACGTCCGATGCGCTGGCCGATCTCGGTGGCCAGAGCACCTTCCACAGTAACCTGGTGACAGTCCATCCGGTGGAAACTGCCGAGGCGACAACGGGGCGGCGTGAGTTGGCGGCGATGCCTGGCGACTAGGCTGGCGTGATCTTCTTCCACCACGCCGCCACGGCCCACGGGTCATCCTCGCCATATGCGTAACCGTTCCAGTCGACAAGACGGCTGGCACGCAGCAGTTGCGGAATCACCTGCCCATGGATGACCATTTTCGCCATGTCCGGGTTGTTTTCCGGCCAGCGGCGGATTGCCTCCTCATAGGCGACTTCGGTCGGCGGGTCGAGCTGCATCGCCTGGATGAACTCCACGGTCGTGAATTCGTCTACGTTTATTCGTCTGATAATCGGCGCGATGTACGGTTCGAGAAAATCGATCAGATCTTCGACCGGATCACCGCCCGGCGGATTCAGGGTCGACACGCCATCCTCCAGATCACTGCGGCGCAACCAGTCGGGCATTGTCACATATCGGACATGGACGGTGTTATATCGGTAGCAGGGACGGACATGACTGCTGACGACGAGAGGCCGGCCAGCCGGGTGACCGCGACGATGATCGACACGAAAGCATCCGACCCCAGCGATCACACGCTGCTACGCGAATCGCGGGGCGGAGACGCGCGGGCGTTCGAGGCACTGTTCACTCGCTACTATCCGCTCGTCTATGGTGTCGTCGCGCGGATTGTCGGCGACGCTGCCGAGGCAGAGGAGCTGACGCAGGAAACGTTTCTGCGACTTTACCTGCGTCCGATCGAGGCGACCGAGTCCGCCAATGTGCGGGCCTGGTTGCTACGGGTTGGAACGAACGCGGCATTCAACGCCGTGCGGGCTCGTCGTCGGCGCGCCGGGTGGTTGCGACGGCTGGCGGGACGCGCGGATGCGCGTGCCACCGGCGACGACCCGTCGTCGATCGTGGCGGACCGCGACGAGGCGGACCGTGTCCGACAGGTGCTCGCGCAACTGCCGGAGCGACAGCGCGCGGCACTGGCGCTGCGCGCGTCGGGCCTCTCGTATGCCGAGGTCGCCGGTGTCCTTGGCGTACGGCCCGGCTCGGTCGGAACGATCCTGGCACGCGCGGAGCGAGCGTTCCGCGAAAAGGCCGGCGGGATATATCTGGCGGATGGAGGCGAGGAATGAGCCTGGGTGACCGGATTCGCGGCTGCCCGCCCGATGGAGCGCTTCGAGCGCTGATCGACGGCGAGGGTGATCCGCTCACTCGTGGTCATGTCGATGTCTGCGTGCGCTGCGCCCAGCGGCTGGCGCGACTCACCGACACGGTCACTGGTGTCGCGACAGCGATGGACTGGCTGTCTACGGACTCTCGGGCAGCCGATCCCACTACCGCATATCGACGATTCAACGCAACGAGAACGCCGTCCCATCGGCGTTTCGACTCGACAGGGGGAAGCTGGATGAGAGATATCTGGACACGGCCGCGAACCAGAGCCGTTGCTGCGCTGGCAACCGTTGTCGTGCTGATGCTTGCTGTGTCGTTCTCGCCGATGGCAACGGTCGCGAATGACTTTCTGAACCAGTTCAGAGTGCAGAAGTTTGCTGCGATCACGATACCGGTAAACTTGAGTGATCCGGGCAAGACCGCGCTGTTCGAGACGATGACCCACGGGGATCACAGCGAGATGAGCTCCCAGTTCTCGGCGCTGGGATCGTTCGACACAACATTCAACGTCAATAAGGACAACTTGCCGGCCGCGCTGACTGTCGACCAGGCTGCAGCCGAGTATGGCGGAATGCAAGCGCCCACAACGCTGCCGGGCGGCTATAACGCGGCCCCGCAGGCGTTCGTCACCGAAGCAGGCAGCGCCTCCTACACGCT is a window encoding:
- a CDS encoding molybdopterin oxidoreductase family protein; translated protein: MTTSPTIHIRGACPHDCPDTCATWVDVRDGVAVGFRADDAHPITQGWLCAKVRPYLDRVYHPDRLQHPLRRVGPKGAGRWERIGWDEALAEIATRWQQIIDTDGPAAILPYSYSGTLGLVQNVVTAARLFNRIGASGLERSICDAAASAAIAATLGAKWAPLAQDVEHANLVIIWGHNPASTNPHFMPFLRRAQRAGTKVIVIDPRRTTTARSADLHLQPKPATDGALALGMMNIIFAEGLHDEAWLETHALGWRELRERTTEYSPERVAGITGLAEEVIVALAREYATTKPALLKFSDGVQRHGNGGQTVRALLSLAAITGNIGMLGGGIFYSTSGYVAWDSEAVGHASECPPVPRIINMNRLGAALTGETSDPPIRALYVFNGNPAASTPNSSKIIEGLQREDLFVVVHDLFMTDTAGYADIVLPATSQLEQVDLHKGYGHHFLQYNHQAIEPLSEARSNWDVMRALAEALGYEDTWLRQSVEEVIDEVLSATRDHNPLLTGVTLERLQSEGTIPYASIEPGWVPFGDGVFPTPSGKVELASDAMVMAGLDRLPEYLPPAEFAGRIDDDQLVLLSGAAHHYVSSSLANLAVLMRKEGEPYLEINPADAAARGVADGGPVLVSNDRGSVRLRAIVTDDVPLGVVVSPKGPWARNAADGRNVNWLTSDALADLGGQSTFHSNLVTVHPVETAEATTGRRELAAMPGD
- a CDS encoding sigma-70 family RNA polymerase sigma factor → MTADDERPASRVTATMIDTKASDPSDHTLLRESRGGDARAFEALFTRYYPLVYGVVARIVGDAAEAEELTQETFLRLYLRPIEATESANVRAWLLRVGTNAAFNAVRARRRRAGWLRRLAGRADARATGDDPSSIVADRDEADRVRQVLAQLPERQRAALALRASGLSYAEVAGVLGVRPGSVGTILARAERAFREKAGGIYLADGGEE
- a CDS encoding DUF4367 domain-containing protein, giving the protein MSLGDRIRGCPPDGALRALIDGEGDPLTRGHVDVCVRCAQRLARLTDTVTGVATAMDWLSTDSRAADPTTAYRRFNATRTPSHRRFDSTGGSWMRDIWTRPRTRAVAALATVVVLMLAVSFSPMATVANDFLNQFRVQKFAAITIPVNLSDPGKTALFETMTHGDHSEMSSQFSALGSFDTTFNVNKDNLPAALTVDQAAAEYGGMQAPTTLPGGYNAAPQAFVTEAGSASYTLNVDEAKGIISRLNLPIYAFDSVTSPTLTFGVDVPAAAILHYQNAAGENLVVGQMESPQLNIPSELNVNALREDILRFPALPADLAAQLRAVKDWKETLIIPIPEGATSEDVTVDGHAGLLIKSDQGNGVIWQADGKLYAVAGQVSADQVMATAKSMAAVH